The Setaria viridis chromosome 6, Setaria_viridis_v4.0, whole genome shotgun sequence genome includes the window AAGTTGATATGGTACCTAAATGCTAAACAATTAGTCACCTACCGTTTAGCTCTTTATTCGAACTAAATAACCAATTAAACGGGTTAAACGGACATTAACATGCTAAACAGGTGATTAAATGGACACGGCTAGGTACTGTGCAGCGTGTAAACAAGCTAATAGTCATGTAGGCGAACACCAGCACGAACTGTGCATGCCCAACGGGCTGAACTACCTAGCTATTCTACTCTAGCTATCGCATGCCCAACGGGCTGAACTGTGCATGCAACCCTGGTGGGATCCGGCGTCCTAAACTTCGgaacatgtcacatcggatgtttagatattaattagaagtattaaatataatctaattacaaaactaattgtacagatggagtctaattcacgagacgaatctattaagcctaattagtccatgatttgacaatgcggtgctacagtaaccatttgctaatgatggattaattagatttaatagattcgtctcgcgaattagtatagaggttctgcagttagttttataattagctcatgtttaatcctcctaattggCGTCCGAACGATAGTACCCtgttgtggcggatccacttcggatctactgggtTAGACATGCTTTAgtcgcctgatatgcgacgctcatgcctaagccgagtaaacacgaagtgccgtcggattttcctccgatttaaccactttgaacaggaccggtttagcaaactcacacgaaggtgagcggttctagagagtacaacaagttcaccaagttAACGAATTAACAACTGAATTAATTAGTTtcgaaaagaacatcagagttttacgaGCTTTCTGAAAGCAACAGAAGgtgaaacactagcggaagcaaagcgtcggggtcggatgtccgggtgAGGCCAAcagggacatcactgatccctctcctcgccgtccgaggagggatcccactcgaccgtccagcctggcggaagctggggggGCCAAGCgtcagcaagagaggggtcgggagcagcagcttcacctgaaaaacaggagccacaacaaggctgagctactaagctcaacaagacttaaccgataggagtaaaactactccacacttctagacatgcagggctttcttggctgaggggtttggttgccaaaagcactaagtaaaaaccctattttcaagttttagctccggttctaagttcatttaccagtctaggtttttcaacctattctaagcaatcatggaaccaaacaagatgtgtagataaatcaacaaacatgtcatcataagatttcttatttactcagggtgacatagcgatcaagcaatctcaaactgtgagaggtagatgaatcgattcgagttctttaaccatgcatggtgaacctagcctcacgacatccgcgcacccggaggtcgcttcctgtgtcggccttccccatcaatcccctaacccgtgtcgggcccatttcctttggtgcaaggttccacaaacccggcctctgccgttctgtgaccacgcatgccaccacgtgcgacatccagcagcaggggaaactccgttccaagaacaatggggcgaccgctcacgtctaggttcaatccggtactaggcttcctcatcccatactaagtatgaggctagtactttcaaacacttgatcacgaacaccaccactatcgggccttagcaagtttttcatagacagacggggcaaccatccgaccaccaaagagttaccaaaaccctgccccgtccatcgtccttatagttgtaacagaaaggtagacatgcaactcctacaactcgcgagtgacagggaatcactcggcttttaccgcctCCTAGTTAAGCGGTGCAACTACTcgatccaacagctagtgctcagatcatggggataactaagtcatgcatctagggtttcaaacaactcctatacgtaaatgcacaaacatgttacagaaggcatgcgcaagtttggtaaaacacgcagggttttcatgcaaccggggcttgccttcgagcaaggaggaagagaactgctcgacttcgggggcaacttcggcttcagcgggcaagAACTctgctacagcttcgtcttctggcgccgggtgtagttcgtagaagccgtcggcgaggcgcagctctacacgaatgcaatgcaagagttagcatagacggttatatcaatagcaacacttgctcgtctgagcccagaaactcgcgacaaagagcaggagggtgggaagattcgagagagctggtgaagatcaagaggcaagggtcggaaaggaacttatgatctgatccttgaactagaggatgtggtataatagggatcctcagacgcaagcgctgaagggttcctaagttttacacatacaccctcgggttgaagaaaaagatcacagccgagccctcgggcgaggcggataagggtcggcgggacagacagggtcgggcgggtaagaggggtcgggcgaagcggactggggtcggcagcttaccttcttcctgaaaggaaggcttggggtcgggaagaggcagacttgggcggagggactaaggctttgagcaacggctaagaccggaaatgctccggcggcggcgacgcttcttgcggatcacaagtaagcttctacgcagcacggaggagcaagcggctgggtgacttggggAAAACTGAGGGGAGCTGAGggaagagttcctcaagaacttggcgtgtggcgctaggagctcgagcagggagcaagagaatggctgaaggcaacaatggcggagggaactccggcgggcttgtgTACTCCtgtttatagctgctggaacgggaagggaagcggcgcgggagagagagaaggggagcggcgcgaaggccggggagaagcaatggagtgctctgccggggcggcgattgagcgacaagggcggtggtgcaggactcggggatgacgccagcggtcattgggttctgccgtcagggcggcgcaggagcagatatgccggtggttgagatttggcggaggcgggcgtcgtcgtgtggaagatttgatagaagcgaccggtttaacggcgctcgaatcgagggcgcacaggtgagaagataggcagGCTGCTGCtacgcgggcgagcgcgaagcaacactcTGTcggggcggaaaaggagctgtcgctgccatggtcggggttggcggaggaggaatcgtcgggtagcgaagaccgggcggcgcgactgtgttcgaagtgacgaaAAAGACgagcgacatcgggctctgcggccgggatctggcggtgtgatgatgggcgcgggaggcgaggctctgcagaaaggtggcagaggggcttccgacgccattggggaagggggcgcgaggatccactcggtcgcgagccagagacaaaactgagcggcggcgtcggagaagatgagccacgcggcgggaaggctctgaagcgggcatgcaactcgagtgcacctgtcgcggaagatctggggaaaaagatctcgcgggtccaccggcggatagaacgggcgtttgaggaagacttagagggatccgacggtgagctgagttcgccggggtcgggatcggagcgaagcgaggaggggtcgggtctcaggggtcgggactggttggaaggttgaacacttaggcctGGACAACTTAAGACAGGGGAtcagggctccgattaagattaacttgggagATTAGGGTTCGGTCGTCACAcctgtatccaaacatcccacaaggttaaaaaaaatgtagataCATCCAACAGTCCCCAGGTCGGCCCAGATGCTTCCAGGCCATGGCCAACCCCATCACGGCACCACCTCCCACGGACCCACCGGTCAATGGCGGGCGGGGACAAAAATATCTAGCCTGGCCCCACACGCATAGACACGTCCCGATCCAacccaccacctccaccccctCCTTCCTCGTCCACCCCTCCCTCGCCTGTCGCCTCACCCTAGGATTCGCCTGCccagccacgccgccgccatgatgccgcagcagcagcccggcgtcgcccctcctcccccgcaGTCCGCCccgggcgcgccgccgcacTGGGGCGGcatcccgccgccgatgccCCCGCAGCACCagtacgcgccgccgccgccgccgcagcaggccccgcccccgccgcagaTGTGGGGCcaggcgcccccgccgccgcatcaGGCACCGTACGGCCAggcgcctcccccgccgcacCAGGCCGCGTACGGCCAggcgcctcccccgccgcagGCCGGCTACTACGGGgcgccacccgcgccggcccccgtggcggccgcggccgccgggccCAACGAGGTCAGGACGCTCTGGATCGGGGACCTGCAGTACTGGATGGACGAGAACTACATCTACGGGTGCTTCGCGGCCACGGGGGAGGTACGCGCTTCTCGGTCCCTGCGTCGGAAATCGGAATCTGCCGCGTGCCGCCCGTGGCTTGCTTCGATTCGTTTGATTTGGAACCCTTGATACTTGTTTTTCCATACTCCTATTGGGTGCAGGTGCCAATAGCTTTGCCTATCGTTGTAGGATTATTAGAGTCTGATGCAATATGAGAGGGATTGTGAATTCAGATTTCATGCTATATAACTGTGAATTCTTAGGGTTTGAGTATGATGTTATTGGTGTTTATTGCGGATTTGGAATTTCTGCCCATGTATGTATCTGACTGATGGTATATGGCACTAACCGCGTGTAgcataaaaaaaatctgaatTCACAGAAATTGAAGAGAACTGTTTCCGTAGAAGCATTGATGCTTGTTTCCATGGTTAGTTAAAACGAAACTGTACCGGTGCTGTGATCATCATGTTTGCAATTTTGCATTGCATTACTATTTTAATGGGATGGTTGATTGATTCAAGAATGTTTGTGTTACCACCATACAAAGTGATTATCGGCTTATTGTTGTATTTTTCACACCGTTATTTGGCTTCTGTCCATAGGAGTATGCTGATCTTCTGTTTGTCTTGAATTTATAGGTACAATCTGTGAAGCTTATCCGTGACAAGCATACTGGACAGCTTCAGGGCTATGGTTTTGTTGAATTCATGACCCGTGCCACCGCTGAAAAAGTTCTTCAGACTTACAATGGGACAATGATGCCCAATGTTGAGTTGCCATTCCGATTGAATTGGGCCAGTGCTGGTGAAAAACGTGATGACTCCCCTGATTACACAATTTTTGTTGGTGACTTGGCTGCTGATGTTACGGATTACATATTACAAGAGACATTCAGGGTGCATTATCCTTCGGTCAAGGGTGCAAAGGTTGTCACGGACAAACTAACTATGCGTCCAAAGGGTTATGGCTTTGTGAAATTCGGTGATCCTAATGAGCAAGCTCGTGCAATGACTGAAATGAATGGGATGCTCTGTTCTTCAAGACCCATGCGTATTGGACCAGCTGCTAATAAGAA containing:
- the LOC117860711 gene encoding RNA-binding protein L, whose protein sequence is MMPQQQPGVAPPPPQSAPGAPPHWGGIPPPMPPQHQYAPPPPPQQAPPPPQMWGQAPPPPHQAPYGQAPPPPHQAAYGQAPPPPQAGYYGAPPAPAPVAAAAAGPNEVRTLWIGDLQYWMDENYIYGCFAATGEVQSVKLIRDKHTGQLQGYGFVEFMTRATAEKVLQTYNGTMMPNVELPFRLNWASAGEKRDDSPDYTIFVGDLAADVTDYILQETFRVHYPSVKGAKVVTDKLTMRPKGYGFVKFGDPNEQARAMTEMNGMLCSSRPMRIGPAANKKATGVQEKVPSAQGVQSDSDPNNTTIFVGGLDPNVTEDVLKQVFAPYGEVVHVKIPVGKRCGFVQYANRSSAEEALVILQGTLIGGQNVRLSWGRSPSNKQVQPQQDPNQWAAGANAAGYYGYGQGYEAYGYPQSQDPNAFGYGAGAYAGYPNYQQQPVAQQPQQQQ